One stretch of Vulgatibacter sp. DNA includes these proteins:
- a CDS encoding HupE/UreJ family protein, translating into MLRFLPLLILLAVPGLASAHNRGASLVEVVARGNDVDVAVAFHAEELGSFDRDGDGVLGGAEVEAAQDRILAASWERIGVGTEAGVCSRGAAQVALDPLGGVRIAGAFRCAGDVGGALDLALGYLDALPPGHRVVGEARFGERVQAFSVDASEPQITLQGGATGGFLHFFVLGVEHIFTGFDHLLFLAGLLLVATGMREVVKLVTSFTVAHSITLGASVLGVVELSSGVVEPLIAASIVVVAVENVVRRSHRGRVGLTFLFGLVHGFGFAGLLRELGLGQGSVAATLAGFNLGVEAGQLAVVLAVAPLLLLSRRQPWYARTAVPGFSAVIGFFGAYWLVERLLG; encoded by the coding sequence GTGCTTCGCTTCCTACCGCTGCTCATCCTGCTGGCAGTGCCGGGGCTCGCCTCGGCGCACAACCGCGGCGCCTCCCTCGTCGAGGTGGTGGCCCGCGGCAACGACGTCGACGTCGCCGTGGCCTTCCACGCCGAGGAGCTGGGCTCCTTCGACCGGGACGGCGACGGCGTCCTCGGCGGCGCCGAGGTCGAAGCGGCGCAGGACCGCATCCTCGCCGCCTCGTGGGAACGGATTGGCGTCGGCACCGAGGCGGGCGTCTGCAGCCGCGGCGCAGCGCAGGTGGCGCTCGATCCCCTGGGCGGCGTCCGCATCGCCGGCGCCTTCCGGTGCGCCGGGGATGTCGGCGGCGCCCTCGACCTCGCCCTCGGCTACCTCGATGCCCTGCCGCCCGGACACCGGGTGGTCGGCGAGGCGCGCTTCGGCGAGAGGGTCCAGGCCTTCTCCGTCGACGCGAGCGAGCCGCAGATCACGCTGCAGGGCGGCGCGACCGGCGGCTTCCTCCACTTCTTCGTGCTCGGCGTCGAGCACATCTTCACCGGCTTCGACCACCTCCTCTTCCTCGCGGGGCTGCTGCTCGTGGCGACCGGCATGCGCGAGGTGGTCAAGCTCGTGACCTCCTTCACCGTCGCCCATTCGATCACCCTGGGGGCTTCGGTGCTCGGGGTGGTGGAGCTCTCCTCCGGCGTGGTCGAGCCGCTGATCGCCGCCTCGATCGTCGTCGTCGCCGTGGAGAACGTCGTGCGCCGGAGCCACCGTGGCCGCGTCGGGCTCACCTTCCTCTTCGGCCTCGTGCACGGCTTCGGCTTCGCGGGCCTGCTGCGGGAGCTGGGGCTGGGGCAGGGGAGCGTCGCCGCCACCCTCGCCGGCTTCAACCTGGGCGTCGAGGCGGGGCAGCTGGCGGTGGTCCTGGCGGTGGCGCCGCTCCTGCTGCTCTCCCGGCGGCAGCCCTGGTACGCCCGCACGGCGGTACCGGGCTTCTCCGCGGTGATCGGCTTCTTCGGCGCCTACTGGCTGGTCGAGCGCCTGCTCGGTTAG
- a CDS encoding response regulator, with the protein MAILCIDDDPQFCDAIAGVLADAGYRAVAARTAGEGLQHAREIDLAIVDLHLRGLSGDELVRAIREVRPIPVILTSGVPPEDGRLIARRCGAQHFLAKPFDLDELLRVVDTLLGEAKDAAREAASGAAPTKLRA; encoded by the coding sequence ATGGCGATTCTTTGCATCGACGACGATCCGCAGTTCTGCGATGCCATCGCCGGCGTCCTCGCCGACGCAGGCTACCGGGCCGTTGCAGCCCGGACCGCTGGCGAGGGTCTGCAGCACGCCCGTGAAATCGATCTCGCCATCGTCGACCTGCACCTGCGCGGTCTCTCGGGTGACGAGTTGGTCCGCGCGATCCGGGAGGTGCGACCCATCCCCGTGATCCTCACCTCGGGCGTCCCGCCCGAGGACGGGAGGCTGATCGCCCGCCGCTGCGGTGCGCAGCACTTCCTCGCCAAGCCCTTCGACCTCGACGAGCTCCTCCGCGTGGTCGACACCCTCCTCGGCGAGGCGAAGGATGCAGCCCGCGAGGCAGCGTCGGGTGCGGCCCCGACGAAGCTCCGGGCCTGA
- a CDS encoding MauE/DoxX family redox-associated membrane protein, which produces MTGARLAVLVRIALGAVFLYAGVIKAFDPQGFAEDIANYQLLPGTLVPLAAAALPFVEIAAAVALIVGRWSRGASLLVGGMMAVFTVALLQAFARGIDLNCGCFGDAAPADWTTLVRDVVLLGAAAFVYRFDAGRFWPRRSLAS; this is translated from the coding sequence ATGACGGGCGCGCGGCTCGCGGTGCTGGTCCGGATCGCCCTCGGGGCGGTCTTCCTCTATGCAGGCGTGATCAAGGCGTTCGACCCGCAGGGCTTCGCCGAGGACATCGCCAACTACCAGCTGTTGCCGGGAACCCTGGTCCCGCTGGCGGCGGCGGCGCTTCCCTTCGTGGAGATTGCCGCAGCGGTGGCGCTGATCGTGGGCCGGTGGAGCCGCGGCGCCTCCCTCCTCGTCGGCGGGATGATGGCGGTCTTCACCGTCGCGCTGCTCCAGGCCTTCGCCCGGGGGATCGATCTCAACTGCGGCTGCTTCGGTGACGCGGCACCTGCGGATTGGACCACCCTCGTGCGCGACGTGGTGCTCCTCGGCGCGGCGGCCTTCGTCTACCGCTTCGACGCCGGTCGCTTCTGGCCGCGCCGCTCGCTGGCAAGCTGA
- a CDS encoding sensor histidine kinase, with protein sequence MHPAPSPERDEILVVASETARSRSLAASLRRMGFRVSTTREAPAAVPGCPVLLSCGSEASLDSIDRVAAALGGEQPLIVVDLQAEWLGAAIERGADEVVARGAGAAELAARIRCATDRYGSQSRSQLSRGELEALLQITEAATSHLELEELLRVVVARIAEVVPSDRCSAILLDDADYATVMASHDVPHLRRLRIEVDRYPEVRAAVQSLAPVVIDDLHTHPLMENVRPLVSTLPVSSLVVAPLVAQGDAYGALFLRLARNRAFGEHEKAFVRAAASAVANSVRNAKLHTSVRQKRDELEAAYHQRYEELAGLNEQLREINRLKDDLLAMCSHDLRAPLNTLLGHARLLLGAELPAAQLRSVQAVERQGLRLLQLVQQILERGRHRAVTREIEPVDLAAIARALADDAVGERGIRVRAVGDAAVTAEVDASALRQVLENLVANAIAHSPEGAEVEIDVRLAGAADQVRIEVLDRGPGIPEDELPLVFERYRKSGESRGLGLGLAICREIVEQHGGSIWAAAREGGGTRFVFTLPLRREGREGLRLLGICADPDLGDQLVRSVEGRGALVVARSLREGLQQAALLLPEAIFVEAGIDGAAAALRSEAGLGEVPLLFLGEAPDDSFRSLELPLDPAAVRAALGAFPANEA encoded by the coding sequence ATGCACCCAGCTCCATCGCCCGAACGAGACGAGATCCTGGTCGTCGCCAGCGAGACGGCGCGGTCGCGCTCGCTCGCAGCGAGCCTGCGGCGGATGGGCTTCCGTGTCTCCACCACCCGGGAGGCGCCCGCCGCCGTTCCCGGCTGCCCCGTCCTCCTCTCGTGTGGCAGCGAGGCGTCGCTCGATTCTATCGATCGCGTCGCCGCCGCCCTGGGTGGCGAGCAGCCGCTGATCGTCGTCGATCTCCAGGCCGAGTGGCTCGGCGCTGCGATCGAGCGCGGCGCCGACGAGGTGGTCGCCCGAGGCGCGGGGGCCGCGGAGCTCGCCGCGCGGATTCGCTGCGCCACCGATCGGTACGGCAGCCAGAGTCGCTCGCAGCTCAGCCGCGGCGAGCTCGAGGCGCTGCTCCAGATCACCGAGGCCGCCACCAGCCACCTCGAGCTCGAGGAGCTGCTGCGGGTGGTGGTCGCCAGGATCGCCGAGGTGGTGCCCTCCGATCGCTGCTCGGCGATCCTCCTCGACGACGCCGACTACGCCACGGTGATGGCCTCGCACGACGTGCCCCACCTCCGCCGCCTCCGCATCGAGGTCGATCGCTACCCGGAGGTCCGGGCGGCGGTGCAATCGCTGGCGCCGGTGGTGATCGACGACCTCCACACCCATCCGCTGATGGAGAACGTGCGCCCGCTCGTCTCCACGCTGCCGGTCTCGTCGCTGGTGGTCGCGCCCCTGGTGGCGCAGGGCGACGCCTACGGCGCGCTCTTCCTCCGCCTCGCGCGCAACCGCGCCTTCGGCGAGCACGAGAAGGCCTTCGTCCGCGCCGCCGCCTCCGCGGTGGCGAACTCGGTGCGCAACGCGAAGCTCCACACCAGCGTGCGGCAGAAGCGCGACGAGCTCGAGGCCGCCTACCACCAGCGCTACGAGGAGCTCGCCGGGCTGAACGAGCAGCTGCGCGAGATCAACCGCCTGAAGGATGACCTCCTCGCGATGTGCTCGCACGATCTCCGCGCGCCGCTCAACACGCTGCTCGGCCACGCGCGCCTGCTCCTCGGCGCCGAGCTGCCAGCGGCGCAGCTCCGCTCGGTGCAGGCGGTGGAGCGGCAGGGGCTGCGCCTGCTGCAGCTGGTGCAGCAGATCCTCGAGCGGGGCCGGCACCGCGCCGTGACCCGCGAGATCGAGCCCGTGGATCTCGCTGCGATCGCCCGCGCCCTCGCGGACGACGCGGTCGGCGAGCGGGGGATCCGCGTCCGGGCGGTGGGCGATGCGGCGGTCACCGCCGAGGTCGACGCCAGCGCCCTGCGCCAGGTCCTCGAGAATCTCGTCGCCAATGCCATCGCCCACTCGCCCGAAGGCGCCGAGGTGGAGATCGACGTGCGCCTCGCCGGCGCGGCGGATCAGGTTCGCATCGAGGTGCTCGATCGCGGGCCGGGCATCCCGGAAGACGAGCTGCCGCTCGTCTTCGAGCGCTACCGCAAGAGCGGCGAGAGCCGGGGGCTCGGCCTCGGCCTGGCCATCTGCCGCGAGATCGTCGAGCAGCACGGCGGATCGATCTGGGCCGCTGCCCGCGAGGGCGGCGGCACCCGCTTCGTCTTCACCCTGCCGCTGCGGCGCGAAGGCAGGGAGGGGCTGCGGCTCCTCGGCATCTGCGCCGACCCCGACCTCGGCGACCAGCTCGTGCGATCGGTGGAGGGCAGGGGCGCGCTGGTGGTGGCGCGTTCGCTGCGCGAGGGATTGCAGCAGGCGGCGCTGCTCCTGCCCGAGGCGATCTTCGTCGAGGCGGGGATCGACGGCGCCGCAGCGGCGTTGCGGTCCGAGGCGGGGCTCGGCGAGGTGCCGCTCCTCTTCCTCGGCGAAGCGCCGGACGATTCTTTCCGCTCGCTCGAGCTGCCGCTCGATCCTGCAGCCGTTCGCGCGGCGCTCGGCGCGTTCCCCGCGAACGAGGCGTAG
- a CDS encoding cyclic nucleotide-binding domain-containing protein: protein MNARKRKDEAAAALAKGKFARAAALYVALAKENPRDPQLLVRLGEVQRKRGKDAESILAFLAAGRRFAADGLLLRAIAALKLVLEIAPGHEEAEALLAELHARRLGRPPPPPTPARGTPLPKPAGAPASTPGPYTPSQPVQVVRFSQPPAPPDVERLDEMLFQIDIVDARELDREATLPPALPEIPLFADLAPAAFRKLIDRSRHQRLAPGEIAVRQGERGDAFYVVVDGSLEVVREMGAQHVRLAVLEDGAFFGEMALLTASARTASVVALRESEVLQFTSADLRQLVRDHTSVATALRRFYRQRLLANVLATSPIFRPFDRATGAELIRQFRTREVAAGETVVEEGVPVEGLFVVLHGTFDVVRRQDGAEKPLAILREGELFGEQSLLHGGQASASCRARSRGMVLRLPREAFSALLDRHPSIRETLGRLDLERQRAGGIRGGGSLLV, encoded by the coding sequence ATGAACGCTCGCAAGCGGAAGGACGAGGCGGCGGCTGCGCTGGCGAAAGGCAAATTCGCCCGCGCCGCCGCCCTCTACGTAGCCCTCGCCAAAGAAAACCCCAGGGACCCGCAGCTGCTGGTCCGCCTGGGCGAGGTGCAGCGCAAGCGCGGGAAGGATGCCGAGTCGATCCTCGCCTTCCTGGCTGCGGGCCGGCGCTTCGCCGCCGATGGCCTGCTCCTGCGGGCCATCGCCGCCTTGAAGCTCGTCCTCGAGATCGCGCCGGGCCACGAAGAGGCGGAAGCACTTCTCGCCGAGCTCCACGCCCGCAGGCTGGGAAGGCCGCCACCGCCGCCGACGCCGGCACGCGGTACGCCCCTGCCGAAGCCAGCCGGGGCGCCCGCCTCCACGCCGGGCCCCTACACGCCGAGCCAGCCGGTGCAGGTGGTGCGCTTCTCGCAGCCGCCCGCGCCACCCGACGTTGAGCGGCTCGACGAGATGCTCTTCCAGATCGACATCGTCGACGCCCGGGAGCTCGACCGGGAAGCGACGCTTCCGCCGGCGCTGCCCGAGATCCCGCTCTTCGCGGATCTCGCCCCGGCGGCCTTTCGCAAGCTCATCGATCGTTCGCGGCACCAGCGCCTCGCCCCCGGGGAGATCGCCGTTCGCCAGGGTGAGCGCGGCGACGCCTTCTACGTCGTCGTCGACGGATCGCTCGAGGTCGTCCGCGAGATGGGCGCGCAGCACGTGCGGCTGGCGGTGCTGGAGGACGGCGCCTTTTTCGGTGAGATGGCGCTGCTCACCGCCTCGGCCCGCACGGCGAGCGTCGTGGCGCTGCGCGAGAGCGAGGTGCTCCAGTTCACCAGCGCCGATCTGCGCCAATTGGTGCGCGACCACACCTCCGTCGCCACCGCGCTGCGCCGCTTCTACCGGCAGCGCCTCCTCGCCAACGTCCTCGCCACCTCGCCGATCTTTCGTCCCTTCGATCGTGCCACCGGGGCCGAGCTCATCCGCCAGTTCCGGACGCGGGAGGTGGCGGCAGGCGAAACGGTGGTGGAGGAGGGCGTGCCGGTCGAGGGGCTCTTCGTGGTGCTCCACGGCACCTTCGACGTGGTGCGAAGGCAGGACGGTGCCGAGAAGCCCCTGGCGATTCTGCGCGAGGGGGAGCTCTTCGGCGAGCAGTCGCTGCTGCACGGCGGCCAGGCCAGCGCGAGCTGCAGGGCCCGGAGCCGCGGCATGGTGCTGCGGCTGCCGCGGGAGGCGTTCTCGGCCTTGCTGGACCGCCACCCCTCGATCCGCGAGACCCTGGGCCGGCTCGATCTGGAGCGCCAGCGCGCGGGCGGCATCCGCGGCGGCGGATCCCTCCTCGTCTGA
- a CDS encoding lytic transglycosylase domain-containing protein, with the protein MARVLFTVGATATAALLLSAAAPVHGSETGDVDDLREQVAQLSTALDSLREELSERPSREELAALQQRVEAIDDGAWEEAVELGIVRRFAQAKTGLTPEAEQRAAAAVVREARAAGLDPLLVAAVIEVESTYRNYAVSPVGAVGLMQVMPATGAWFGEKLGKPRTGREELFDPERNIELGVHYLADLKRRFGRMDIALLAYNAGPARAQTIKKGSREELERWLDSYARKVLAAQRRLQRQLAQR; encoded by the coding sequence ATGGCGAGGGTTCTCTTCACGGTGGGAGCAACGGCGACGGCGGCGCTGCTGCTGAGCGCGGCAGCGCCCGTCCACGGATCGGAGACGGGCGACGTCGACGATCTGCGCGAGCAGGTGGCCCAGCTCTCCACGGCACTCGATTCCCTGCGGGAGGAGCTCTCGGAGCGCCCCAGCCGCGAGGAGCTCGCGGCGCTGCAGCAGCGCGTCGAGGCGATCGACGACGGCGCGTGGGAGGAGGCGGTGGAGCTCGGGATCGTGCGGCGCTTCGCCCAGGCGAAGACGGGGCTGACGCCGGAGGCGGAGCAGCGCGCTGCGGCGGCGGTGGTTCGCGAGGCCCGGGCCGCGGGCCTCGATCCGCTCCTGGTCGCAGCGGTGATCGAGGTGGAATCCACCTACCGGAACTACGCGGTCTCGCCGGTGGGTGCCGTGGGCCTGATGCAGGTGATGCCGGCGACCGGCGCCTGGTTCGGCGAGAAGCTCGGCAAGCCGCGCACCGGACGCGAGGAGCTCTTCGATCCGGAGCGGAACATCGAGCTCGGCGTGCACTACCTCGCCGATCTCAAGCGGCGCTTCGGTCGGATGGACATCGCCCTGCTCGCCTACAATGCGGGACCGGCCCGCGCCCAGACCATCAAGAAGGGCTCGCGGGAGGAGCTCGAGCGCTGGCTCGACAGCTACGCGCGGAAGGTCCTCGCCGCGCAGCGCCGCCTGCAACGGCAGCTCGCCCAGCGCTGA
- the eno gene encoding phosphopyruvate hydratase yields MIDIVDVHAREILDSRGNPTVEVEVTVSTGDTGRAAVPSGASTGEHEALELRDGDKARYLGKGVLKAVENVNEKLAPAVVGMDADDQYALDRRMIDLDGTPTKSNLGANAILGVSLAAARAAALAHGVPLYRWVGGAQARTLPVPLMNILNGGAHADTRVDVQEFMVMPVGASSFREGLRWGAEIFHALKKVLKGRKLATGVGDEGGYAPDLGSNEEALAVVAEAVTQAGYSLGDQVVLALDVASSEFFDKAKGTYVLKGEGKEFDRAGLVGWYDELCQRYPIASIEDGFAEDDWEGWKMGTERLGDRVQLVGDDLFVTNVERLSRGIEQGIANSLLVKVNQIGSLSETIEAVRMAQKAGYTAVMSHRSGETEDTTIADLAVALDCGMIKTGSASRSDRVAKYNQLLRIEEELGSAARYAGRACFPRR; encoded by the coding sequence ATGATCGATATCGTCGACGTCCACGCGCGCGAGATTCTCGACAGCCGCGGCAATCCCACCGTCGAGGTGGAGGTGACCGTTTCCACCGGCGACACGGGGCGCGCCGCCGTTCCCTCCGGTGCCTCCACGGGCGAGCACGAGGCCCTCGAACTTCGGGACGGCGACAAGGCCCGCTATCTGGGCAAGGGCGTGCTCAAGGCCGTCGAGAACGTGAACGAGAAGCTCGCCCCGGCAGTGGTGGGTATGGACGCCGACGATCAGTACGCCCTCGACCGGCGGATGATCGACCTGGACGGCACCCCCACCAAGAGCAACCTGGGCGCCAACGCCATCCTCGGCGTCTCGCTGGCGGCAGCCCGCGCCGCCGCCCTCGCCCACGGTGTGCCGCTCTACCGTTGGGTCGGCGGCGCGCAGGCCCGGACCCTGCCCGTGCCGCTGATGAACATCCTCAACGGCGGCGCCCACGCCGACACCCGCGTCGACGTGCAGGAGTTCATGGTGATGCCGGTGGGCGCCTCTTCCTTCCGGGAGGGCCTGCGCTGGGGCGCCGAGATCTTCCACGCCCTCAAGAAGGTGCTGAAGGGCCGCAAGCTCGCCACCGGCGTCGGCGACGAGGGCGGCTACGCCCCCGACCTCGGCTCCAACGAGGAGGCGCTCGCGGTCGTGGCGGAGGCGGTGACGCAGGCGGGCTACAGCCTCGGCGACCAGGTCGTGCTCGCCCTCGACGTCGCCTCCAGCGAGTTCTTCGACAAGGCGAAGGGCACCTACGTCCTCAAAGGCGAGGGCAAGGAGTTCGACCGGGCCGGCCTCGTCGGCTGGTACGACGAGCTCTGCCAGCGCTACCCCATCGCCTCGATCGAGGACGGCTTCGCCGAAGACGACTGGGAGGGCTGGAAGATGGGCACCGAGCGCCTCGGCGACCGGGTGCAGCTGGTCGGCGACGACCTCTTCGTCACCAACGTGGAGCGCCTCTCCCGCGGGATCGAGCAGGGGATCGCCAACTCGCTGCTGGTGAAGGTGAACCAGATCGGCTCGCTGAGCGAGACGATCGAGGCGGTCCGCATGGCCCAGAAGGCCGGCTACACCGCGGTGATGAGCCACCGCTCCGGCGAGACCGAGGACACCACCATCGCCGACCTCGCCGTCGCCCTCGACTGCGGGATGATCAAGACCGGCTCGGCGAGCCGCTCGGACCGCGTGGCCAAGTACAACCAGCTGCTCCGCATCGAGGAGGAGCTGGGGAGCGCCGCCCGCTACGCTGGCCGCGCCTGCTTCCCCCGCCGGTAG
- the rpoH gene encoding RNA polymerase sigma factor RpoH — translation MQLSTLPASSGSLAMYLSEINQYPLLTQEEEQELARRYRKNEDEVAASRLVTANLRFVVKVSYEYRSYGIKMADLIQEGNIGLMKAVQKFDPDKGIRLISYAVWWIRAYIQNYILKSWSLVKLGTTQAQRKLFFSLARTKRELEKLGGAEESQDARRIAKKLRVKPGEVVEMTQRMEGRDLSLDAPMGDDGGNSHVDFVADGGEGQDARLADAEEREIVTSRVEQALMRLDPRERFIIEKRVMSDKPMTLKELGQHFGFSRERARQLEIRAKDKLKHELVALMEDIEPEGVGPIAASMG, via the coding sequence ATGCAGCTCTCGACCCTGCCGGCATCTTCGGGCTCGCTTGCGATGTACCTGTCGGAGATCAACCAGTACCCGCTTCTCACCCAGGAGGAGGAGCAGGAGCTCGCCCGCCGCTACCGGAAGAACGAGGACGAGGTCGCCGCCAGCAGGCTGGTGACGGCGAACCTCCGCTTCGTGGTGAAGGTCTCGTACGAGTACCGCTCCTACGGCATCAAGATGGCCGACCTCATCCAGGAGGGGAACATCGGCCTGATGAAGGCGGTGCAGAAGTTCGATCCCGACAAGGGGATCCGCCTCATCTCCTACGCCGTGTGGTGGATCCGCGCCTACATCCAGAACTACATCCTCAAGTCGTGGTCGCTGGTGAAGCTCGGCACCACCCAGGCCCAGCGGAAACTCTTCTTCTCCCTCGCCCGCACCAAGCGCGAGCTGGAGAAGCTAGGCGGTGCGGAGGAGTCCCAGGACGCCAGGCGCATCGCCAAGAAGCTCCGGGTGAAGCCGGGCGAGGTGGTGGAGATGACCCAGCGCATGGAGGGCCGCGACCTCTCCCTCGACGCGCCGATGGGTGACGACGGCGGCAACAGCCACGTCGACTTCGTCGCCGACGGTGGCGAGGGCCAGGACGCCCGCCTCGCCGACGCCGAGGAGCGGGAGATCGTCACCAGCCGCGTCGAGCAGGCGCTGATGCGACTGGATCCCCGCGAGCGCTTCATCATCGAGAAGCGCGTGATGAGCGACAAGCCGATGACCCTCAAGGAGCTCGGCCAGCACTTCGGCTTCTCCCGTGAGCGCGCCCGGCAGCTGGAGATCCGCGCCAAGGACAAGCTGAAGCACGAGCTGGTGGCCCTGATGGAGGACATCGAGCCGGAAGGCGTTGGGCCGATCGCCGCCTCGATGGGCTGA
- a CDS encoding Ku protein — protein sequence MAMRPIWKGSISFGLVNIPVSIYLAARSERVGFKMLHAPDQGRIHYKRVCEVDGEEVPWEEIVKGYEYAKGRYVEITDEDLESIDIGLARTVDIVQFVDQEEIDPVFYDKPYFLEPTKGAERAYALLREALVRSGKVGIARVVFREREYLAAVRPRGEALALDTMRFATELRDQGELHLPAGAATELPEKQIDLALMLVEQLTAPWDPDKYADRYQEAVQRMIDRKLEGLPLPAAAPAPATGEVIDLAEILRRSLEQARPGGGEAEERPAKGQRRAAAAAQAARSARRKEKEATPEEKPARKRSASRSRKK from the coding sequence ATGGCGATGCGGCCGATCTGGAAGGGATCGATCAGCTTCGGTCTCGTGAACATCCCGGTGAGCATCTACCTCGCCGCCAGGAGCGAGCGGGTGGGCTTCAAGATGCTCCACGCCCCCGACCAGGGAAGGATCCACTACAAGCGGGTCTGCGAGGTGGATGGCGAGGAGGTCCCCTGGGAGGAGATCGTCAAGGGCTACGAGTACGCGAAGGGCCGCTACGTCGAGATCACCGACGAGGATCTCGAGTCGATCGACATCGGTCTCGCGCGGACCGTCGACATCGTGCAATTCGTCGATCAGGAGGAGATCGATCCGGTCTTCTACGACAAGCCCTACTTCCTCGAGCCCACCAAGGGGGCGGAGCGGGCCTACGCGCTGCTCCGCGAGGCCCTCGTCCGCAGTGGCAAGGTGGGGATCGCGCGGGTCGTCTTCCGCGAGCGCGAATACCTGGCGGCGGTGCGCCCCCGCGGCGAGGCGCTCGCGCTCGACACGATGCGCTTCGCCACCGAGCTGCGGGACCAGGGGGAACTCCACCTTCCCGCCGGCGCCGCCACCGAGCTACCCGAGAAGCAGATCGATCTGGCGCTGATGCTGGTCGAACAGCTCACCGCACCCTGGGATCCGGACAAATATGCGGACCGCTACCAGGAGGCGGTGCAGCGGATGATCGATCGCAAGCTCGAGGGGCTGCCGCTGCCTGCTGCGGCGCCGGCACCTGCCACCGGAGAGGTGATCGATCTGGCGGAGATCCTGCGGCGCAGCCTCGAGCAGGCGCGGCCGGGCGGTGGTGAGGCGGAGGAGCGGCCGGCGAAGGGCCAGCGCCGCGCCGCTGCCGCGGCGCAGGCCGCCCGATCGGCGCGGCGGAAGGAGAAGGAAGCGACTCCCGAGGAGAAGCCCGCCCGCAAGCGCAGCGCCTCCAGAAGCCGGAAGAAGTAG
- a CDS encoding CBS domain-containing protein yields MATYEQGKRGNGRGAEHDREEMMRDPETMGWRGSGRDVREDLDRRTHRDEIDRRHDWHARGEGGMREGGFRGGGMRAGMREAGYREDLDHRTMRDEIDRRHDWHPHREGRGAGWLERGGTPGERFMRGEAGDVPSGGRLQVTNYRPERSYGGGAPSGYGSAQYGSDYYGSSGGYGGYGGNVGYGGYGGDAGGAYGGYETGQTMGPSYSGAGGGYGGYAGDEYSGSYGGMGPGPDGRGRPAASFGGPSGAGSLAGTFGETAGWVPERQGMRPSSFALHSMMMEGREPRREEWMGPEQRRGRWEREGALVRDVMTRNPKTVHPDSPIHEAARLMRDEDTGFIPVVEDGRVIGMVTDRDIALRIVADRKDQNTQVRHVMSSDVHVCTPDDRLTDAVRVMGEENVRRLPVVDRDDHLKGVISMSDVAREADLDYALQEALEQVAARRSFWSRW; encoded by the coding sequence ATGGCGACCTACGAGCAGGGCAAGCGGGGCAACGGCCGCGGTGCCGAGCACGACAGGGAGGAAATGATGCGCGATCCGGAGACGATGGGGTGGCGCGGCAGCGGCCGGGACGTGCGTGAGGACCTCGACCGGCGTACGCACCGCGACGAGATCGATCGCCGCCACGACTGGCACGCCCGTGGCGAGGGCGGCATGCGCGAAGGCGGCTTCCGCGGCGGCGGCATGCGCGCCGGGATGCGGGAGGCAGGCTACCGGGAGGACCTGGACCACCGCACGATGCGGGACGAGATCGATCGCCGCCACGACTGGCACCCGCATCGCGAGGGACGGGGCGCCGGGTGGCTGGAGCGGGGCGGCACGCCCGGTGAGCGCTTCATGCGCGGCGAGGCCGGCGACGTGCCCTCCGGCGGCAGGCTCCAGGTCACCAACTACCGGCCCGAGCGCTCCTACGGTGGTGGCGCGCCCAGCGGCTACGGCAGCGCCCAGTACGGTTCGGACTACTACGGAAGCTCGGGCGGCTACGGTGGTTACGGCGGCAACGTGGGCTACGGCGGCTACGGTGGTGACGCCGGCGGCGCCTACGGGGGCTACGAGACCGGGCAGACGATGGGCCCGTCGTACAGCGGCGCCGGCGGCGGATACGGAGGATACGCAGGCGACGAATACAGCGGGAGCTACGGCGGCATGGGCCCGGGCCCCGACGGCCGTGGCCGTCCCGCCGCCAGCTTCGGCGGGCCCAGCGGCGCCGGCTCCCTCGCGGGCACGTTCGGCGAGACCGCCGGATGGGTCCCCGAGCGCCAGGGGATGCGCCCCAGCTCCTTCGCACTGCACAGCATGATGATGGAGGGCCGGGAGCCTCGCCGCGAGGAATGGATGGGCCCGGAGCAGCGCCGCGGTCGCTGGGAGCGCGAGGGCGCACTCGTCCGCGACGTGATGACCCGCAATCCGAAAACCGTCCATCCGGACAGCCCGATCCACGAAGCGGCCCGGCTCATGCGGGACGAGGACACGGGCTTCATCCCGGTGGTCGAGGATGGCAGGGTGATCGGCATGGTCACCGACCGCGACATCGCGCTCCGGATCGTCGCCGATCGAAAGGATCAGAATACCCAGGTGCGCCACGTGATGAGCTCCGACGTGCACGTCTGCACGCCGGACGATCGGCTCACCGACGCGGTACGGGTCATGGGCGAGGAGAACGTGCGCCGGCTGCCGGTGGTCGACCGGGACGATCACCTCAAGGGCGTGATCTCGATGAGCGACGTGGCCCGCGAGGCCGATCTCGACTACGCGCTCCAGGAGGCGCTCGAGCAGGTCGCCGCCCGCCGCTCGTTCTGGTCGCGCTGGTAG